The nucleotide window TAGGCGGCGGGGATGAGGCCGCAGAGGGCGACTGGGTGAGgggtgagtgagtgagtgcGTTACTCCATGTGTGGGTCAAGAAACAAGGAAAACGTACCGCCTGCCGTCTGgagcagcggctggccggcggcgaggtagGCTGGCGTCATGATCATGTCGAAGAAGCCAAAGACGAACAGCGTGGTCACCTTGAGGCAGGCGATGAAGGTGGTTTCTCGGCAACGGGTCAGTCAGTCAGCTGGGAGCAACGACAAGCCGGAGTGAAGCTCCATCACTCACTTGCAGTCCCAGCGTGGTAGATGATCAACCGCTCAGGGTAGACTACACCCATCCAAGAACGCCCGTCGTTAGCCGTCGGCCGCAACGTGCAAGTGGTAGGGTGCGTCTCTCACTGGGCTTGCCGCTGGGTCCCGGCGTCGCATCCTTCGCCTCGTCCGCAGCCGCGGGGTCGAGCGGCTTCTCCTGAGCATCTGGCGAGCTCCGGAGCGAGGTTGTCGAGAAAGCAGCCCTAGCCATCCCTCGGCGGGCAGAATAGGGACTGCTATCTCTGAGCTGAAGACGACACGACGTCCTGAGAGGGGATGTCGGCCGGACTCCTGAAATTCGGGCGGCAGAAGTGAACATCCTTGGTGCTTGTGTTGGCCCTGAAATCTGGCCTAGGCTGGGAATtctggccgaggccgaggcgctgcaaCTCGGGCATCgcaggacgacgccgaccgGTCTTAATTGGGTCTTCATTGCGTGTCTGCTGGCTGGGGCATCATCTCATGGCGGGGTGTGAGCGTGCTGCAAGCAGTGTTCTTGAGATGCATTCGATGGCTGAAGAGCTCAGTTACAGGAGCTTGCTTGCTTGGCGCTTGGTGCCGATGAGCGCCAAGACCTGCTGCTGTCTGGGCCGTGGTCCGAGCTTCTAGCCCCTGCCAGGGATGGTGCTGTGTAAAGCCAACAACGACATTGGGAATGCATCACGCATCCGTAGACATATCTGGAAAACCACTCGTATTTGGCAGATCATCTGCCTATGGCAAGTCTAGGGACCAGTAACTCTAGTGCTGTATGTACACCGTATGGGCAGTTACTGTGTTTCGCGCCAGAAAATAGACTAAGTCGCCCGTCCTGGTTCTGGCCCTCCCTGAGTGGCTCTGGCCCTCCTGTCCCCCCCGTGCGAACCGCGGAAGCAAATCAAAGCAAATAGTAAAATAGCATGTGAAGTCAGGCCGCAATCCCTGCGCAAACCCAAGGCTGAGATGAACCAGgatgaaaaaaaaaaaaaaaaaaaaaaaaaaaaaaaggaaaaaaaaggaaaaaaagaaggcaGTGTTGCCGCCAAAGCCAAAGCCATAATTGCTCCCGTCCCCGACGTCCGGGAACACCAAAAAATAAGCAACGGCCTCGCCCCTCCACATCTCCCCGCCGTCCGCGAAATCCATCGTCTTATTCGCTTGCTACGCCCCTGCGCCGTTGCTACCGATCACCATTTTCTCCCGCCCCCCCTCCCCGGCAAAACGCCCACCACACACACAGACACCCTCTCGCTCAACCCTCCATGGTCAAGTCcgcatcgtcctcgtcctccggCGACAGCGGGATCCCGTGCTCCTTCCACCGCTGGAACTCCGTGTTGACCCTCTGCACCTCGTCGTGGCTGAGGCCGCGCATCCAGAGGTTGTTGGTGACGGTCTTCTCCTTGAGCTTGTCGGCCTGGATCTCGCGGCGGAAGGCGCGCTTGGCCTCGCGgtcctcgtcgctgccgccgtccgcctcgccgtcctcggcgccctcgcgctggcccgcggccgcgctgttGTTGTACATGAAGCAGTCCGACGTGCCCTTCTCGAACACCATCTTGGACGAGTTCAGGCAGATGCGGACGATCAGCCCCTCGTGGATCACCAGCGGCTTGGGCGCGTACCCGCCGTCCTCCGGCGAGTCCTTAGCGTCGCTCGGCAGGTTGCGCTCCAGCAGCACCTTCTGTAGCCGCGACCGCACCACGCCCTCGGTGTGCTCGACCCGCATGTACGACGAGATGTAGTACTGCCACTGCTGGATGCGCTCCATCTCGTCCATGTAGAATGTCGTGTCGTCCTTTTGCAGCCACCGGACCGTcgcctccttcttggccggGTACTGTTTGATAGAGGAGAAAAAGGGTCAGCAAGATGGAACGGAACTCCCCAAACTAAAGAATCCGGAGTCAAAACGACGGATCGGCAAACGTACCCAGGCAATGACGAACATCTCGCCGTCCTTGATGCACTTCTCAGCGAACTTGCGCGCGCTGATCTCGTTCTGGAAGCTCGTCTCGGTCTGATGCCGGCTCTCCAGGTAAGCCTTGACCAGCTCCTTGGTCTTCTCGCCCTTGGCATCAGGGTTGTTGCAGCTCAGCGCGAGCCGGCACAGCGTCTTGAGCAGATCCTGGATCGTGTAGAGCGTCCAGCCCTTGCGGAGGTAGTAGTGCCGCAGCACGTCCTGATACCGGCTCTCGTCGATCTCGCCGTTTATGAAGTCCTCGATGAGCTCGACCGTCTTGGGCCAGAACGTGGCCGGGTCCTCGCTATCAAAGTAGTGCATGCCCTCGTGGACGAAACCGAGGATCTTGGCCGGCTTCTCCGCGTTCTCGCGCCGTATCTCCTCCAAGACGCTGTCCTTGCTCTGCTTGACTTCCTCGAGCCGCTTGAACAGCGTTTGGAACACGGTGAAGAACACGTAGATGTTCTGGTTGCAATAGAAGTTGTACCAGCGCCGCGGGAACGGCGCGTCCGCCTTAAGCTCGCCGTCCACGTCAACGAGGTCCGATCCCTTGCCGCCTCTGCCCTTCTCGACGATGATCGGCCCCGGCACCGTCGGGAGCCAGCGGCTGTTGGACACCTCCGGCAGCGACGAATCCTCCGGCGCATCGGCCATCTCTTCCTCGTTCGCCGATCCCACGTCGGGCGTGGTCTCCTTGCTACCGGACGCCGCGCTGTCTTCCTTTTGCCCACGGCTCCGACTGCCGTTGCGGCCGGGATCCAGCACGCCGCGGAGCAGGTTGGACTTCTTATCGTtgcgccgagcgcggccgtTGGTCAACTCGAGCGCTGTCgtttcgtcctcgtcctcctctgCCGAGTCTTGGTCGATGTCGGCCAGTTTCTCCTGGACTTTCTCCTCGGGAAGATCGAAGAATTGCGGGATGAAGGTCTCGAAAAACTCCAggatccgccgccgctcctgcGCGTTGTGCTGCCCGCCGACGTTGGCGAAGATGACCATAAACCGGAGCAGGTCCAGAATGAGATCCTCGTCGGTGAACGAGTACGCAAACTGATAGCGAGGAGTCTTGCCCTTCGCCATTCGGATACGCCGCTGTTCTTCGTGCTTCGTCTTGATCACGTCGACGAGATGCTTCGCCGCGAGGTTGCGCTTGTCGTTGCTCTTGACCTGGATGCCCATGTGATCCAGGCTCTTCAGGTGCATCACCTCGGTCTGGGCCTGCCAAACCTTCTCCCACTCGCGCTGGTAGCACCGATGGGTCAGCAAATTGAAATCAACTTGTACAGAAACTCTACTCGTGGTTGCCCATACCTGAGTAAATCTCCACTCCTCGTCCTTTTGCTTCAGGCGCGCCATGACAACGGGGACGACCGTGAAGGGGTACCTGAACATGTCATTGGCGACCTCGCAGCCCTTCTCTGGACCGTAGATCTTCTTGAGGACCCGCTTGTAGATGGAGGTGCTCTGACCGCCAAGGCCAGCCGGCATCTTGAAGTTGGCCCTCTCCGAGGCAGGCAGCGACAACATCTGCTGTGCGATCGGCTCCAGCAGCTGGATGCACTTCTGGTTCGCCTCGATGTAGAAGTCGTAATCGTGACGCTCCTCCTCGATACGGTGCAGGCTTTCTTCGTAGGCGTTCTTGCGATGGGCGACAAAGCCCGAGTCCTCCGACGCCCAGGTCGGGTGCGACGCCCATTCGTCGTTGAGCACCGACTGGCACAGTTCGTCGCGGCCAGAGCAGGGTTTCAGCCGCTCCCGCTTCGGTAGCAGTCGGTAGCTGGGGCCGAGTCCACGGCAATTACTGAGAGAGACCCTGCCCGTCGGCGGCTCCGGCCGGTTCTCGACGACTTCGTCGGTGGTATCCTGGCGGACCAGGGCCCTCAGCCCATTGAGAAGCTCGGGATTGCCGCCCATGAACTGATTCGCCTTGTAAATAAGAAGATCCTTCGTGATCAGGTCCTGGTTCCAGAGGTTGAGAAGCTTGAGGAACTcagtcgtcgccgtccgGTTGCCGATGTGCTTCTTAACTTTCTCGAAAAACGCAAGGTCATCTTGCGTGGACACGGCGAGCGGTGTAGGCGCCAGCGGCTCGGGCATCGTCGGCGTCAGCGTCGGCTCGATAAAGGTGCTCTCGGCAGCGTTGGGTTTGTGCGTCAACTTGGCGCGCTTGTTCGCCGAGGGCGCAGGGGGCAGAGTCCCTCGCAAAGCCGACATCTGTGATTGCTCCGAAGTCGAGGGAGCAGGGCCAGCGGGCGCCTTCTCCGGACGACGTTTCTTGTTGTCTTTGCttgcgctcgccggcggagcGAAATTGCCAACCGGTGGCATCTTGGGGCCGTCGCGAGCAAGATggcccggctgcggcgtTGGCGTGGTCGCCGCCATAGGCATGCTCTCTTCAGCGCGTGGGCCAACCGATCGAGTCTGCGCGGCCGACTCGGGGAGGAACTGTTTGAAATCCTCAAGAAGATCGGGTGCTGTATGGAAAAGGCTGGTGACCTGGGAATATACGTCCTGAATCGGTTTTTGCTCGCGTTGGTAGGTCTGCAGGATCTCGAGAAACTGCTTGTAAATTTCAGGTTTATCCTGGAAGCGATTCTAGGCCACGGTTAGCAGTCGGAAGGATCTCCACCAAGGCACCAAGGACGTGTCTGCCCCGCGCCGGTTTTTCTTTGAATGTTCGGATGAAGGCTGTTGTGCCCAATTCAGCGGGAAACGAAAGGGACATGTAATTGCCTACTTTGATTTTGTTGACGTAGCTAATCGCGTGGTTGAATTCCACGGGTCCGCGTTTCTCCAGGATAGCCTGCTGAGAAGCAGCACCGCTGTTCGTGTTGGGCGGACCGCCAGCCGGAGTAGGGGTGAGCGCTGTCCGAGGGGCAGGGGCGTGGTTCATAGGGGTGCCGTTCTGAGCGGCCGGTACGGATCTCTGTTGGATCGGGCTGGTGCCGTCAAACGGAGCACCCTGGTTCGACCCAGGGAATCCCGGCTGGCCGTTTTGTGCCGGCACACTGAACGTGGCTTCTGGGCTTTCCACGCTGTGAGGGTGCGGCGCTTGCCAgccgctcctgctgctcagATATCCTTGCGCATGCGCAGGACCGGACGTCGGTTGTGTCGCTTCGTGTTGGCTTGCTCGGCCGATTGAGTGGATTGTTGAACCTGATGGAGTCGTGACGCGGATGCTGTTGGGGTTGTTTTCCAGTCCGCACTCGATGCGATATCCGGGGGGGAGGAAAGTGTTAAAGCCCTGGATGAGGTTTGGGTGGCCAGCGAAGAGTTCGGAGACTCTGCTGATAACACCGGGCGTGTCGATTCTGACCTGGGTTAGTAAATCGGCGGAAGGAGCAATGCCGACGGTTTATACTCACGTCTGACTCTTGAAATCCTTCATGATGTCCAAGAACCGATTGTAGACGTCCGGTTGCTCGTGGAATTGCACCTTGACTTGATCGAGGTAGCTGAGCGCATCCTGGACGGTGAACCCAACACGGTCAGCATGAAAAGGACGAACGGCGGCGCAGCATTCGTGGCAAACTGCTACCTACATTCAGGATGGGCTGCTGGCCCTGAGGCATGCCGCCAGGTCCAGCAGGCATCGCATGGCCGGGACCCATACTGGATCCGAAGGGTAATTGCTGCTGCATGCCTCTGACGCCGTCCTGCGGCATGGGCCGGCCGTTCTCCTGCTGAAGTGGGCCGCCGAAGATGGAAGGGGGCCCGCCCGATCCGCCCAGGGAGTTGCTGGGACCATTCGGGCCATGACTCATGGGCGCGTAGATCTGGTGTTGAGGTGGCTGCGTGGCTCCCGGACCGCCATGATGTTGCGCCGGCCTGGCGGAATCGCCGTGGAGCGGCCCGCCGAAGCCCGGCGCAGGGGCCGAAGGCCCACCCATGGCCAGGGAAGGGGCCGAGCTCCCGTGGTTCGCGAGGAGGCCACCGGGGCCGGTGATCGAGTTCGAGATCCTCGATGCGACGGGCTGGTGGATCGGGAGGGAACCGGCGCTACTGTGATGgggcgcggtcggcgggtATGCGtcgcggtgctggcgctcgGCTTCTTCCCGTTCGCGGTCTCGCTCTCGCTCGCGTTCACGGTCGCGGTCGTGCTCGCGCTCCCTTTCTCGCCTTGCCATATCGTCTTGATGGAGGGCGCGATGACGTTGCTCGTCGAcatcgcggtcgcggtcgcggtcgaagccgccgccgccatgcagCGGCTGGTTATTCATGGCTACTTGGTGGCTGCTTGAAGCCTCTTCGTCTTAGCACTGACACGTACGGGGACTTGATAAAGACAGCGAGTTGTTCGAAGCTAGGGGTGTTGGGGGTGCGGAGGGGGGGCGGCTGCGTGCTCAAGGCTGGTGGGCTTGGGGGTTGGGCCATGGGGCCAGGGACCGGGAGAAAAGCTGGGGAGCTCGCGCTTCGTCACTTACTGCTGCGACTCGGACTAACGTAATCTGCCACAGGGTATTTGTTGAACCCCAAGCCGAACCACCCAAGAGCTCGAGACACAAGACGTTCGCAGTCCTTCACTCGTCCGTAAACAAGAATGCTGCGCGCTGGTCGGGAGAAGACATCGCAGGACGGGGACGAGGATTGCGGAATTGAAGCAGTGCTGGCGCTCAGCACGGGGCGCAGATCCCGTCTCTACCCTGGACTCCGTATCATCTGCGATAACGATAAGGCGGCAAAATCACGGGAAATGTTTGAACAACCCAGTTCAACCTACCTACCATGTAAGGATTATTTCGTGTTACCGTAAGGTAGTGTAAATTCCCACATGCGCTTGGCAGCCCGCACATTATGCATCTTCCCACCAGAATCCTTCATTCAGTGCCGGTTAGCCCCAAGCATGTGACGGCAGCTGACCCTGCGAGGTCTTCCGCCGAGGACGCGAGGGATACAATTGATCCACGACGTATACCTCGTACGTACCCAAGAAGCAAGTTATATGCATTGCGCGAGGCGCGGCTGCCCACCGTTCCCATTCCCTGGTACATGTTTGGGTTCAGGATCCAAAGCCGGATTGCATCTCACTTCAGCCATACGCAATCCCAATCGCGTTTACACCGGGGGGACCCGCGCTTAAATACCATCCCCACTAGGCCCTCATCAACATTCGACCCCTTTTCGCACCGCCTGTCCATTCATGCGCATTCCGTCGATCCTGCGACCATCCCGATTCGAGAGCCTCCTCAGTATGAAGGTCCTTGGCGTTCTAGGTATAATTGCGGACGCTCTTGATGATCCACTAGCGGGGGGGAACATGTGAGCACACGGAACGGAGGATGCCCATAGCTTTTCTCCCACGATATTGAAACCAACGTACCACCTGACCATTGGTGACCTTTCCGGCTACGCTGGCAACCTCGATCGCGCCTGGCTGGATCTGCGAGCAGGGTGTGTCAGCGATCTCGGTGTCCATTGGAGTGAGTCGCATAGTTAGAACCCGAGCGGTGCTGTGCGCTGCTCACCAGCCGCGTCCCATCCTTTTCTTCCCACCAGATCTCCCGGTCCCCCCCGACGGGCTTGACCTTTTCTCCTGCGGGCCACGGGCTCAGGGGCACCAGGTGCGCCTCCACGAACCTGCGCAAGTTCCGCTGGGCTCTGTCCTGTCCTTCCTGGCCCTCGTACGCGTTGGGCCCAAGCGCGCTGTATTCCCCGGGGTCTTCCCATGGTTTCCTGGGCAGCTTCTCGACGGCCGAGTTGAGCGGAGCCAGAACGGTCGTGTTCTGCGACGAGTTATCGAGCCGGCGTGCGGCGGACTCGACGTCGCGCACAAATCTGCGGCAGTCTAGTTCAGCCAGTGATTCTCGAGACTTCTACCTGatgtacctaggtaggcttGCGGACATAGACGTACCCAGCGAAGAGGTTAATGCTCCTATCCTTACCCATGACATCAGACAGCATCACGCCGCCTCCGGAGTCCGGAGGCGGCTCAGCTGGAGAGGAGCCGGACGGGGGCACTGCCGGGCCCGGGCCAACGGGCTCCATGAGGGGCGCTTGGTCACGATCGAAAGGTCGGGGGACAGAGGCACTCCT belongs to Thermothielavioides terrestris NRRL 8126 chromosome 5, complete sequence and includes:
- a CDS encoding SIN3-like protein (Contains conserved domain SIN3[COG5602], Histone deacetylase complex, SIN3 component. Contains conserved domain SIN3[COG5602], Histone deacetylase complex, SIN3 component) — its product is MRSILVPFIVLSGTVSAQLLVPLIRSASVPRPFDRDQAPLMEPVGPGPAVPPSGSSPAEPPPDSGGGVMLSDVMGKDRSINLFAGFVRDVESAARRLDNSSQNTTVLAPLNSAVEKLPRKPWEDPGEYSALGPNAYEGQEGQDRAQRNLRRFVEAHLVPLSPWPAGEKVKPVGGDREIWWEEKDGTRLIQPGAIEVASVAGKVTNGQVHHQVAMNNQPLHGGGGFDRDRDRDVDEQRHRALHQDDMARREREREHDRDRERERERDREREEAERQHRDAYPPTAPHHSSAGSLPIHQPVASRISNSITGPGGLLANHGSSAPSLAMGGPSAPAPGFGGPLHGDSARPAQHHGGPGATQPPQHQIYAPMSHGPNGPSNSLGGSGGPPSIFGGPLQQENGRPMPQDGVRGMQQQLPFGSSMGPGHAMPAGPGGMPQGQQPILNDALSYLDQVKVQFHEQPDVYNRFLDIMKDFKSQTIDTPGVISRVSELFAGHPNLIQGFNTFLPPGYRIECGLENNPNSIRVTTPSGSTIHSIGRASQHEATQPTSGPAHAQGYLSSRSGWQAPHPHSVESPEATFSVPAQNGQPGFPGSNQGAPFDGTSPIQQRSVPAAQNGTPMNHAPAPRTALTPTPAGGPPNTNSGAASQQAILEKRGPVEFNHAISYVNKIKNRFQDKPEIYKQFLEILQTYQREQKPIQDVYSQVTSLFHTAPDLLEDFKQFLPESAAQTRSVGPRAEESMPMAATTPTPQPGHLARDGPKMPPVGNFAPPASASKDNKKRRPEKAPAGPAPSTSEQSQMSALRGTLPPAPSANKRAKLTHKPNAAESTFIEPTLTPTMPEPLAPTPLAVSTQDDLAFFEKVKKHIGNRTATTEFLKLLNLWNQDLITKDLLIYKANQFMGGNPELLNGLRALVRQDTTDEVVENRPEPPTGRVSLSNCRGLGPSYRLLPKRERLKPCSGRDELCQSVLNDEWASHPTWASEDSGFVAHRKNAYEESLHRIEEERHDYDFYIEANQKCIQLLEPIAQQMLSLPASERANFKMPAGLGGQSTSIYKRVLKKIYGPEKGCEVANDMFRYPFTVVPVVMARLKQKDEEWRFTQREWEKVWQAQTEVMHLKSLDHMGIQVKSNDKRNLAAKHLVDVIKTKHEEQRRIRMAKGKTPRYQFAYSFTDEDLILDLLRFMVIFANVGGQHNAQERRRILEFFETFIPQFFDLPEEKVQEKLADIDQDSAEEDEDETTALELTNGRARRNDKKSNLLRGVLDPGRNGSRSRGQKEDSAASGSKETTPDVGSANEEEMADAPEDSSLPEVSNSRWLPTVPGPIIVEKGRGGKGSDLVDVDGELKADAPFPRRWYNFYCNQNIYVFFTVFQTLFKRLEEVKQSKDSVLEEIRRENAEKPAKILGFVHEGMHYFDSEDPATFWPKTVELIEDFINGEIDESRYQDVLRHYYLRKGWTLYTIQDLLKTLCRLALSCNNPDAKGEKTKELVKAYLESRHQTETSFQNEISARKFAEKCIKDGEMFVIAWYPAKKEATVRWLQKDDTTFYMDEMERIQQWQYYISSYMRVEHTEGVVRSRLQKVLLERNLPSDAKDSPEDGGYAPKPLVIHEGLIVRICLNSSKMVFEKGTSDCFMYNNSAAAGQREGAEDGEADGGSDEDREAKRAFRREIQADKLKEKTVTNNLWMRGLSHDEVQRVNTEFQRWKEHGIPLSPEDEDDADLTMEG